From one Candidatus Neomarinimicrobiota bacterium genomic stretch:
- a CDS encoding D-glycerate dehydrogenase: MSFQWKTVNPGGTQRILVTKMLPGEQWKDILVGNNYRLDICESREIVPREEIIQAMGSQCDAAIGQLTESWDAELFQALQQAGGKAYSNYAVGYDNVDVSAATAVGIPVGNTPGVLTETTAEMAVALTYSTARRVVEADGFMRSGKYNGWLPDLFLGQRLWRGTLGVIGAGRIGSAYARMMVQAEHMDLVYYDIHRNEQLEKEISDFGAYLESRGEEPVSVTRAESIEELLDVADVVSLHPVLNEKTRHLMTSERLAAMKDDAVLVNVSRGPVIDEVALVDHCNSHPNFRVGLDVFEDEPDMKPGLAELENVTIVPHIASATRWTREGMATLAACNIAGILEGYPVWDGDEIAPFLEAKPPQAAPSIVNARELDMDFGGSD, encoded by the coding sequence ATGAGTTTTCAATGGAAGACAGTCAATCCCGGAGGTACACAGAGAATTCTTGTTACAAAGATGCTGCCGGGAGAGCAATGGAAAGATATTTTGGTCGGAAATAATTATCGGCTTGATATCTGTGAATCCCGGGAAATTGTACCCCGGGAAGAAATTATTCAGGCTATGGGATCACAATGTGACGCCGCCATTGGTCAGTTGACGGAATCATGGGACGCCGAACTTTTTCAGGCGCTGCAACAGGCCGGTGGGAAAGCGTATTCGAACTATGCCGTTGGGTACGATAATGTGGATGTCTCCGCCGCTACTGCGGTTGGAATCCCGGTGGGAAATACGCCGGGCGTATTAACTGAAACGACCGCCGAAATGGCGGTAGCGCTGACCTATTCCACTGCACGGCGGGTGGTGGAAGCGGATGGATTTATGCGTAGTGGAAAATATAACGGCTGGCTGCCGGATCTGTTTTTGGGGCAGCGTCTCTGGCGCGGAACATTAGGCGTGATCGGAGCCGGCAGAATCGGCTCCGCGTATGCCCGGATGATGGTTCAGGCAGAGCATATGGATCTTGTCTATTATGACATTCATCGGAATGAGCAGCTGGAGAAAGAAATCAGTGACTTCGGTGCCTATCTCGAATCCCGGGGCGAAGAGCCGGTTTCGGTGACCAGGGCTGAGTCTATCGAGGAATTACTGGATGTGGCAGATGTCGTCAGTCTCCACCCGGTTCTCAATGAGAAGACGCGACATCTCATGACCTCAGAGCGGTTGGCCGCGATGAAAGATGACGCAGTGTTGGTCAACGTGAGCCGTGGACCGGTCATTGATGAAGTTGCGCTGGTGGACCACTGTAATAGTCATCCGAATTTCCGTGTCGGACTGGACGTATTCGAGGACGAACCCGATATGAAACCGGGACTTGCGGAGTTGGAGAACGTAACCATCGTACCGCATATTGCTTCCGCCACACGTTGGACCCGAGAGGGTATGGCTACGCTGGCGGCTTGCAACATCGCTGGGATACTGGAAGGCTACCCCGTCTGGGATGGCGATGAAATCGCACCGTTCCTGGAAGCGAAACCGCCACAGGCTGCTCCGAGTATCGTGAACGCGAGAGAACTCGATATGGATTTTGGTGGGTCGGATTAA
- a CDS encoding SRPBCC domain-containing protein, whose product MPDIIHQLDIDAPPEKIYEAVTTTEGLSNWWAVDTEAKPEVGTVARFGFNERQTVFRMEIEELDSPSTVRWHCLGGHPEWKGTGIEFNISESDKGSSVLFSHRNWESKDGIYPMCSYDWAGYLYSLRMYCETGKGLPHP is encoded by the coding sequence ATGCCGGACATTATACATCAATTGGATATTGACGCTCCACCGGAAAAAATTTATGAGGCGGTAACCACGACGGAAGGTCTCTCGAACTGGTGGGCAGTGGATACGGAAGCCAAGCCTGAAGTGGGAACTGTTGCCCGATTTGGGTTTAATGAGCGTCAGACCGTATTCAGGATGGAAATCGAAGAGCTCGATTCTCCGTCGACCGTGCGGTGGCACTGTCTCGGAGGACATCCGGAGTGGAAGGGAACCGGGATCGAGTTTAATATTTCGGAATCAGACAAAGGTTCCAGTGTGCTTTTCAGCCACCGAAACTGGGAGTCCAAAGACGGCATTTATCCTATGTGTAGCTATGACTGGGCTGGCTATCTGTATAGCCTCCGTATGTATTGCGAAACGGGAAAAGGGTTACCGCATCCGTAA